A segment of the Sphingomonas cannabina genome:
ACTTTGGTTTGATTGCGCTGGCGTAGCAACCTAGATGGCGTTCATGACCGACGCCGCCATCGCCATCTCCGGCCTCTCGAAGACCTATCAAGGCGGCAAGCGCGCGCTCGACGAGGTGAGCTTCGAGGTGCCGCGCGGGCAGATCTTCGGCCTGCTCGGCCCCAACGGCGCCGGCAAGTCGACGCTGATCAACATCCTGGCGGGCCTGGTCAACAAGACCTCGGGCACGGCGTCGATCTGGGGCTTCGACATCGACGATCATCCGCGCAACGCCAAGGCCTCGATCGGCATCGTCAACCAGGAGATCCTGTTCGATCCCTTCTTCACCCCCTTCGAGACGCTGGAGATCCAGGCCGGCCTCTACGGCGTCAGGAAGGAGCTGCGCCGCTCGATGGAGCTGCTGCGCGCGGTGCATCTGGAGGACAAGGCGAACGCCTATGCCCGCACCCTGTCGGGCGGCATGAAGCGGCGGCTGATGGTCGCGAAGGCGCTGGTGCACCGTCCGCCGGTGCTGGTGCTCGACGAGCCGACGGCGGGCGTCGACATCGAGCTTCGCCAGCAGCTCTGGGCCTATGTGCGCGAGCTGAACGCCGGCGGCGTGACGGTGGTGCTCACCACCCATTATCTCGAGGAGGCCGAGGAGCTGTGCGATCGCATCGCGATCATCAACCACGGCAAGCTCATCGCCAACGAGCCGACCCGCGAACTGGTCGGCAAGGCGCAGGAGAAGATGGTCGAGGTGACCGTCGATCGCGACGTCACGACGCCGCCCTCCGCCGCCTGCTTCCAGAAGATCGAGGCCAAGGGCGCGCGTGTGCTGTCGATCACCTATCGCAAGGACCAGGCCAACGCCGGCCAGGTGCTCGCCGCGGTGACCGAGGACGGCTACGGCATCGTCGACGTCTCGACCCGCGAGCCCGACCTGGAGGACGTGTTCCTGAGCCTTACCCGCGCCGCGAATGGCTAGCGGCCCCATTTCCCCGTTCGCGCTGAGCTTGTCGAAGCGCCGTCCTTTCTTCTAATCCGCCCGGGAAAGAAGG
Coding sequences within it:
- a CDS encoding ABC transporter ATP-binding protein, producing MTDAAIAISGLSKTYQGGKRALDEVSFEVPRGQIFGLLGPNGAGKSTLINILAGLVNKTSGTASIWGFDIDDHPRNAKASIGIVNQEILFDPFFTPFETLEIQAGLYGVRKELRRSMELLRAVHLEDKANAYARTLSGGMKRRLMVAKALVHRPPVLVLDEPTAGVDIELRQQLWAYVRELNAGGVTVVLTTHYLEEAEELCDRIAIINHGKLIANEPTRELVGKAQEKMVEVTVDRDVTTPPSAACFQKIEAKGARVLSITYRKDQANAGQVLAAVTEDGYGIVDVSTREPDLEDVFLSLTRAANG